gggaatcgaacctgggtcctttcgctttgcaggcaagtgtcttaaccactaagccatttctatttTGCTGGAGTTATTGACTCTTCTTTGGCAAGAGAGATTTCAAGCAGCCACTGGGGTGAGGGGATTCTTCCCCTACCTGTGTTCCTTAATTTTTTACTGTTCTGTCTCAGTTCCATGTTCCCAGTACAGAAATGGCCCTAAACTCATTTTGatgaattcccccccccccaaggccctGATTCTACAGATACCTACCTAGAAGTCCCAAGTTCCCACTTGCTGACTTACCCAGCCCCAATGTCACCTGCTGTCATTAAGTCTAAAGCCAACAGTAACCTCAAGAAATCTCAAAAGACTAGAGGACCTTGGAATATGAAGTCACTCTAACTCTGAGCTCTCCAACCCTCTCCAAATGGCACTTGGTTTTGCTCATGGACTCAAATTCAGATTTCTACAACATTCTCACTACTTATGAGCTATGAACTatggtcattattattattattattatatttttggtgTGGGAATAGAGATCTattaatctttgttttttttaatctgttttaatttttttcaactgGACTCAATGCACAGGCACAATAGTTTTGGTTTTGATAATGTTGGATAATTgagttcttttaaataaaaatttccatgaGAAATAAGCATATCTAAATCTCTTCTTTACCAGGATTACAACTTTTGCCTCTAACTTCTTGCTCTGGCCCCAAATGCTTGAGAAAACTTTAGACTCTGTAGTCAGAGACCTCAATCCTTGAGGATGGATATAGAAGTCTATCTGGCTCCCTGTGTTACCAGTTGGTTCCTTGGCCATATgcttaaaatagaaaaatgacaAATTATACTTCTGCCAGGACTACATTTGGTCTAATCCAGAGAATATGTTTTTAAGTGTCTGAAGGACTCTGCCACAGGAATCTTGATGGGCCCAGCCAAGACATCTGAAGGCCAAACACGGCAAACCCCAGACCATCCAGTACCCATGAGGGGATTCCAGCAAAATAAGAAGCTCGGCTTTGGACATGTCTGGGCAGGTCCGCTGACGATGTAGGGCAAGAATGCAGGGAGGCTATTTACATAACAATTTCTGGCTGAATGCAGGTTGTGAGGTACTCTGAATGGAAAGTGGAGTGGGAATAACAGACACATGTCAATCTCAGGATccagcttttgaaaaaaaaaaaaagttctataatAAAAAGAGTTTACTCATTAAATAATATAGGCATCTTTTAAATCTGGTACTTGAACAATTTAGATTATCATACTGGATAGGTTTGTAAATAATCTGCCTTATTGTCTTTAGTGATTTCTAGTCTTCATACAGGAATCTGTATCACAATGAGAGGAGAAGACTGATGTTTTTCATACCAGGAAGTGTCTTAGGAATGTGAATAAGGCatagttttggatttttttaatgttgagtgatatttttcccccttcctttccaTGGGAAGTAATATATCCAAACCTACTTTTAAAAAGCAGTACACTTTTGTCATGGCACCTAGACATCTATGACGTTTGATTTAATATTAACATggattaaatactttaaaattttatttcctcttccttttaaaaattgtttatccTCCTGCTTCTGGTCTCAATTGGTACTATTTCTCATTTACATATTTCTAAGGCAAAGAATtacatatcttttgtttttttttagctaATAACAATTATTCTACTAGGGGAGATCCCTTACTGACTTTTCACGGGCCAgccattaaaataaacattttattcaccttatgtcttttaatttttactgCCTTGTGATGAGGGAGGCACTTCATTATCTGAGTGCAGAGATAAAGGAACTGAGACTCAAAGAGGTTAAATGAATTGGCTAATATGTATAGAAAACACTAAAGAGAATAGGAAGTTTGGGTTTTGGGGGTGCTTTAATccctttaagttttaaaataattagagGAAAGAAGAGGCTATTTCTCAGTTTGATATGTTAAGTTGTCAGGAATTTTCTTATTATCAGCTTTGATTCTCTAAATCAATTTGCTGAAGTCATTGGATTATTTTTAGaggattttttagttttttggtcatataacatgatttttttaaatgactaccccagagagaatgaatagatgGCTGTTATGTATATCTGAGAATGACTATTTAAAGAAACTTTGAActccttttttttgtattttatttacttatttgagagaaggaaagagggagggagagagggagggacagagagagaatgggcatgccagagcttccaaccactgcaaaagaactccagatgtatgtgccacctcatgcatctggcttacatgggtcctggggaatcaaaccgaggtcctttagctttgtaggggaaccccttaactgttaagccatctcctcagccccctaaactcctttctttttttttttttttgaggtagggtcttgctctagcccaggctgatctagaattcactatgtagtctcaggcttgcttcaaactcatagggattttcctaccacagcctcctgagtgctaggattaaagacagaCACTACCATGCCAGGCCCTTTGAACACTTTATTTGGGTATTTTTTCAAATGTATAGGAAATTTGTTAAAAAAAGGAGATAGTACTAAAAATTCCTATAGATATTTTCCTCAAATTTGCTAACATACTTCATCATTTTTGTACTTTCGATGTATTATATATGAAAACTATGATAACACCTATAGTATTTTTTCTCTTAAAGTAATTTAAAGATGAATTACATACATTTTGACCCCCTTTCCCCTAAATACCTCAATAGGCATTTCATTACTGTAGGAATATTCTTTTATATGGCTATGGTACAAATTCAGGAAATTTAACACTGATGCAACATTTCTTTATGAAGAATATTATAATTTTGCCAAATAGTCAAATGATCTTTATAGATTTTCCCTGTAGGGTTCAGGATTGCAGCTACCACATTCAGTGGTCTTGTTTCAGGATGACTTAAattataccacattttatttagttatctatttttttttttgccttacttGAGAACAATATCTCACATAATATACAAAAATCTAAATTTAGGAGTAGATTTGATGAAAATTAGGATGTAGTCATATTTTAATGAATAGTAATGAGTTACTAACAACTGTTTCTATTAACATCATACATATAAGTAAGTTTGATCTTTTTGAGTCACAGTTGAAATTCTAACAAGAATATGATGATATAAATCTTTAattcttttgcatatgtgtatatgtgtatgcacatatcgGTATGTGGTTTGTATAcgtgtgttcatgtgcacatgtgtgtgcagaccaCAGGTAGATATTGTtggatgtcttcttcaatcacctttcctttattctttaagactggatttctcagtgaacttagaaCTTAATGGTTGGGTTAGACCCGCGAGCCTGGGGACCtaagggattccctgtctctgcctctctcacatgCCATGATAATGTGTGGtattttatgtgagtcctggggatccaaactcaagtcctaatGCTAGTGTGTCAAGAGTTGAGCCATTGAGTCATTCCCTCCTCAATctttaattagaaaaaaacagAACTAGGGTTGGGGATGGAACTATGTGATAGGATAGTTAAGCAGAAAAGGTTTCTATTTTGAGGTTGCTAATGTAAGATGAGTGGAAATGTATGAAATTCCAAGAAGGAAAATGAGACGCACTGGTGTTAAGGGAATGGCTGATGCAGACAAACATGGAATAAAAACTTAAACAAAGAATAAGGATGTTGTTTAGAAGCTGAGatgttaattttctctctcttgcttgggAGACATACACTGGTGCCTGTCGAATTTgatgtttctactttttttttataatttctttttgtttattttatttatttatttgagagtgatatataaagagagagagagagagagagagagagagagagagagagagagagagaatgggtacgccaaggcttccagccactgcaaacaaactccagacacttgtgcccccctggtgcatctggctaatgtgggtcctggggaattgagccttgaaccggggtccttaggcttcacaggcaagtgcttaactgctaatccatctctctagccctgatgttTCTACTCTTGATGGTCAGTGGCATGTTGAAAGCCTGGTAGCATCCCAGGAAGCAACAAATCTGGGAAGAGGGTCATGAAACTCTCTGAGTGTCTACTTTCTGTAGAGGTTCTTTCTCGAGAAGCTTGGTCAGTCCTTCCCCTGCCCTAGAGAACTGTAAGACACTCTTCTTCTTGCAGTTAATGgtagttggtttgttttttgcacCTTTTCTAGGCATCCGGGAATGGCAAGTAACACAAAATCCTCACCTCCTGACTGTTAaactgcctgcctctgcctccgtcTAATTTATCTTTTGCTGACCAGCTGAGAGTCAATGGTTTCTGATGGTAATTTTTAGTAATATCTATCCTAAATCGGGATAGGCTTGTTTTTTATGTACTTTTTGAAGTCAGGtactactgtagcccaggctgacctggaattcactctttagtcccaggacaGCCTCtctcaaatgcacagtgatcctcctgtctctgcctccccagtgctgaggtgaGAGGCCTGGCCAGGGACAGTCTTTCCAAACATCTTTGCTTAGCATTGGTAATACTGGGTCTTTGTTCTTTCCCTCCTGGTCTTCAGGTACCCCTACtcatcacactgcaaaagattggCAGGCTTTCTCCAACCTTGAGCGTGTCACCATTCAATGCCCACCAGCCAGGGGCATCGTCATATCACTGTGGAAGTGGCCTCCACTTTCAGCCCCATCTCACAGTCCCCAGAGTCTCGGAGCTACACCGCCCATTCCTGCAGTTCATATCTTCCCTTCTAGAATGTGCTGGCCACATACCAGTCTCTCtccactccccccgcccccgccacagTGATGTATTAAATGGTGCAGTTTTAAATATGGAAGGCATACTTTCTTTAGATGAGGACAGTCGGCTATGAAGCCCCTGGTGGTGACCAGACAGACAGGAGTGCTTTAAGATGGCCTTAATAAGGGAAACTGTTGGCTTATTTTCGGGAGGAACCTGCGTGTCCAGCAAAGGTATTGTTGGTTCGTTTATTTTTCAAGCTCCACTAGGGTGATTTCTCACTATGGAGAATCGACTGTCCAGACCACTTGAAGCCACAGATATTATCATGTACTActtaaaaaacctttttttttttttggttcacttttatttatttatttgagagtgacagagaagaaagaggcagagagagagagagagagagagagagagagagagagagaatgggcgcgccagggcctccagccactgcaaatgaactccagacgcgtgctcccccttgtgcatctggctaacgtgggtcttggggaattgagccttgaaccagggtccttaggcttcacaggcaaatgcttagccactaagccatctctccagcccatactactttttttttaaccctaaAGTTCTTTGATAGCAACAGCAATGGAGATCATtgactttttgaaaatttttttattttttcactcatCATTTATTTACAAATACACATTATAACTTTTATATACATTGCACATTTACATGGTAGAAAAGTACAAAActatatatttaaatgaatttatatttaacttgccatgtttgaaaatataaaattgcaTCAGAAAAAAGTATTATGAAAAGCAAGAAACTTGAACTGATAAAGCTTTGATAGAACTTTTGGTGAAACATTGGTTGAAAAAGAACTAATTCGAAGATACAGCCGACTCAAAGGAAACCCTTAGTGAAAGGCTGACTGTGTGTAACCTCCGCCTTCCGTTAGTCTCCCGACACCCACATCACCCCACTTCTTTGGATCTGTAACATTCCTAGAATTCTAATGCCACTCTCATGAATGCTTTCGTCAGAACAAGAGAACTGAAGAGGCAGTTTCCTCCAAGCGCATGTCCTCTGGACCTTGTATTTGAGGCAGAGTTATAATGCCTTTTGGTCAGTCAAGGTTCCTTGTAAACAAAACCCGAAGGATCGTGTATGTACAGATCAGGCAGCTGAGaatccaataaataaaacatgacagAAACTGACATGCAAATTTGTTAACAACAGTGAAATGAAGGGAGACAGATGAATGAGTGTGGCTAGTAAGGAATGGACTTAAATGGTTtacaaggaaggaaaaaaaaaacaaaaacaaggtttTACTTTACAAGCAAGAGACCTCACAATAAATAACAACTGCTCTTCCTCTCACGAATAAATTTCTTCAAAAACAAGGTGTACAGTCAATGAGACATTTTATgtataaattataaaacatgaCACAGTATAAATAAATGTCTACAAGTCTCAACTATGGGCCTTATCCAGTAGACCTCACAATGACCGCCTCTCCGTGCCCAGTGAGTAACAAGGTGGCCTCGGAGAGAGCTTTCGGACAAAGGTCCTTTAATGTAGAGttttccccccaaataaataagcatacacTTATTTACAGTAtggacaatattttttttcttttttcttttcttttttcttttgtgttgctgttgttttttttcttttctcttctttttctttttcttttcattttgcccAAAGGCTATGTCTGGAGGAGGGTTTACCACTCTAGAATGGAAGAGATAGGAAAGTTGTAGTCCTggtcttcatcctcctcctcttcctcggtATCTTCCGAAATGGCTAGATGGGGAATACAGGGAGCTGTTGTTTaaatgtggacaacagcaatggAGAAGCAGCTCACTGTATGCTTTCAAAGCCCTCTGATTTCAAAGCCACACGACCGCCTCGGCATTTCTATATGACTTGCTGCAgtgtggtgctttttttttttttgtttgtttgtttgttttgttttggattttggcATCTGATGTTAtgcaataaatttatttatttatttatttatttatttattttaaaaaaacataatctATGAAGTCAAAACTGCAGAAAGTTCTGAAGAATCAATGGCTCGGGTTTTACGGGCAGATTCCTGAAATTAGATAAAAAGCGCTCTGGTGTTCCAGGTATCACGGCTTTTGCTGCTTTAATTCAGAGTTAGCATGGCAACTGCGAGAGGCAGCGGCCTGGGCGTGATAACGTAaagctgtctttaaaaaataaaaccacacacacacaaacacgcgcgcgcgcacacacacacacacacacactttggaaGCAGTTATAACTTAAGATTCCAGGGTTAATAAAGCAAAAAATGTCAAAGCAGCCTactggagggaaagaatgaggcACACATCCGTGAAGGTTGGTCCTTAAAGCAAGGCAGCATTGCAgaaggctccccccccccccaccacccccggGTCCCTGCGGATCATGAGAAATTGCTGGTGGAATTTAGAGCTGGGTTTGCTGGGGAGGTCTGCGTGCTTTGGGAAGGAAGTGTTCTTTCCTCGGGGCTGGTCTGGGGACAGCCTGACATTGCAGTGAAGTTAATCCCACTTACAGTTGCAAGGTCCAGCGTGCTTGACTTCCAGCAGCGTGCCCGAGGAGCACGCGGCTTCCTTCATGGCACACTCGCTGGCGTACGTGGCATTATCACTGGCACACACAGGCTCATCCGACTTACTGTCGGGACACAGCTCATCACAGAGGGAGCACCGGCCTCTGCCGACTTTGAAATCCCATAGGCACTTTTTTCCACCACCACATTGGATATCTTCACAGGACTTTGCTTCTAGGATAAAATACACCTGTGATGAGTCAACTGCGTGGCCCTCTTCCCCCTTATTTCCATCCTGCTAGTTCCTTATTCATAAACACAAACACccaatttgtattttattacttCTGGGGGTTATCTTACaaacactcaaacacacacacgcgcacacacacacacacatgcacaatggtTTCCTACTTACTACAGTCATACGTGAAACAGTACTCTTTTTTTGGAAGATGATTTCACAATATCCTTGAGTTAAATACACATCGGATTATTTCCCACAAGTGGGATCTTAAAAGAAATGTCATCAATTATTCGAATTTGATAACAGGTTTTAGGAGCTGTTAAGTAATTATTTTTCACTTCCAGCAAGTCTGGCACTTAAAAATAATGTGTAAAAttgtgggctgggaaaatggcttagcggttaaggcgtttgcctgagaagcctaaggacccagtttgattcctcaggactgatgtcagccagatgcacaagggggtggggcgcatgtgtctggaattcgtttgcagtggctggaggccctggtgtgcccattctctctttctatctgtctctttagctctccctctaataaataaataaaatattaaaaaaataatgtgtaaaATTGTGTGTGGTCTAACTTTTCCAAGAGGGAACACTAATTTCTGCTTCCTATTGTCTTTTGATATATATCTCTCCaaatatgtgatatatattaaatattttttaaaaattcatttatttatttgtttgagagtgacagacacagagagaaagacagatagagggagagagagagaatgggcgcgccagggcctctagcctctgcaaacgaactccagacgcgtgtgcccccttgtgcatctggctaacgtgggacctggggaacggagcctcgaaccggggtccttaggcttcacaggcaagtgcttaaccgctaagccatctctccagccctatattaaatatttgatatatacctatatctatctatctatctatctatctatctatcatctatctatccaaatGCCTCTCGGAAATGCTGGTTTCTAGGAGAAGTGTGGTGTTCATACCAGTTTACCAAAACATACTCTACACTCATTGCATTTTCCCTCTGGGACAACTGTTTTTGGAGAGGACTTGGGGATGTATTCCCAGGTGAGTCCCACAGTGCAACTAGTGTTTTGGattctcccttttcctttttcctttcctcaatcCGGAATACCTACTGATACATCTTCCCTCGTAGGCTAGGCCAATGGACCTGCCCAGCAGGCAGGTGGCCTTCCTCAGGTGGCAGGCGCTGGAATACGTGATGCCGTCGTTCCCGCAGAGATACTGCTCTGCGGAAGAGGGCTCTGGGCAAAGCCGGTTACAGGTCACGCAGTATGCGTTGTTGGTCTGGTCCACCACACACGTGGAACTCCCTGGACAGAACACATCCCTGCACGTCTCTGGAAAGGCAGAAGGGAACACATGTCAGTCCACACCTTCCAGTCCTTATGGAGGAAGTCTTGATACTTTTGTGAAGGAAATAAATGTGGAGCATCCTCATCTTAAAAGgcatgtttgggggctggagagatggcttagcagttaaggtgcctgcctgggaaacctaaggactcaaggtttggttcccccaggacccacctaagccagatgcacaaggtggtgcatgcatttggagtttgtttgcagtggctggaggccatggcatgcccatttctttctatctctcctgcacctctcaaataaataaataaaatactttaaaatttatttttgtctatttatttgagagcaacagacagacacagagaaaaagaggcagagagagagagagagagagagagagggagagagaaggcgcaccagggcctccagccactgcaaatgaactccagatgcatgcgcccctttgtgcatatctggcttacgtgggtcctggggaatcgagcctcgaaccggggtccttaggctttacagggaaaccatctctccagcccctaaaacacTTTCAAAAAAAAGGCATTTGTGGGAGCCCATCAGCTTAACACCTGAGACTCTAGGTGGCTTCCTTATGAACCCTTTATGTGGTGTCgttattctttctgttgttgtttctcCAGGTtgggttctccctctagcccaggctgacctggaattcactctgtagtctcaggctggcctcgaactcacggtgatcctcccacctctgcctgctgCGTGCTGGTCTGATCACCAGGCTCTAACAGTGGACTCTACTCCCGGGGGTCTAATTAAGGCCTGGCGTTGGAGGAGAGAGCCAGGGTCTTGCGCCACGCGGGGGACCTACTTTTACATTTGCCCTGGTACTGGACTTCCAGCTCCGGCTGCTCTTTGCACCGGGCCTTGAGGAGCGCGCACTCGCTGCGGTAGGTCTTGCCGTCCAGCCCGCACACGGGGCCCTTCCAGGTGATGTTCGAACAGTCCGGGGCGCAGACACAGCGGGGTTTGTTCTTCTTGTTCATGCGGCATTTCTTTCCGGGCCCACAGTCCACGTTCTCACAGGTTTCTAGGAGTCGGAAAGAGGCATGGAGCATTCGACGCCCATCCAGCAGTCTCGTGGGTCAGCCAGGGTGGATGGGTGGGATTGCGGTGGTGGAGAGAGGGCTTTGGATGCAATCTTGGGCAATGTTGCAGCAGGTTTGAGCTGAGCAgccgttgggggggggggcgggcaggggGGCTACCTGTCCTCTTAGAATACTGGAAAGGTGGTGAGGAGAAGAGCAGGGTGGGGGGAACCCCCAAATCACTTCCACCCAAGGAGCTAGGTGGGCCACTTCTACTACCATACTTAGCAAGAAGtggcctggggggggggcagtgagagGGCCCGCGAAGACTTTGTTTTGATTACAGGGTGTCTGGGACTGGTGTTGGGGTGGCGGAGAAGATGGGGGAACCCACCAGAGCACTCCCaaaccatcctctctctctcaaccccatCAGGACAGTGGGATTTGACTAtggggtgtctgtgtgtgtgtgtgtgtgtgtgggcggggggagAGGGGGTTTGCAGCTAGGCAACTAGGACTGGTGGTGGGGTGTCGGAGAAGATGGGGGAACCCACCAGAGCTCTCTCCCAAACCATCCTCCCTCAACCCCATGCAGACAGTGGGAAAGCTGAGGACCAGACGCCCTCTACTGAGAGTttagggaggaggagaaggagaaggaggaggaagaggaggaacaggCGGACGAGGAGGAGGGGGGACCCACCTTTACAAGGGATGCAGTTGGGGGCGCCCCCGTTGAAAATCATCCACTTGAAGAGCGTGTTGTCGTTGACGTCCTCCTCGGTCCAGGAGGTGCTGAGGCGGCCGGTGCTGCAGCACTCCTCCTTGCTGAGCTCGGTCTTGTAGAGGACCTGGCAGCGGCCGTTCTTGGCTTGTCGGAGCCAGCAGTTCCCAGCTGCAAGGAGAGACAAGGAGGGTGAAGGAGtgagtgtgtgttggggtggggggcggaTGGAGGGAGCTGCTGGGGCAAAAGGAGCCCTGGTTAGGGATGGGATGGGAAAGGGAGGCAGGGGAGGAGACACAGGGAGGGTGGGTGAGGAccgggagagaagggaaggcaaggggagAGAAC
The Jaculus jaculus isolate mJacJac1 chromosome 20, mJacJac1.mat.Y.cur, whole genome shotgun sequence genome window above contains:
- the Fst gene encoding follistatin isoform X1, whose translation is MVRARHQPGGLCLLLLLLCQFMEDRSAQAGNCWLRQAKNGRCQVLYKTELSKEECCSTGRLSTSWTEEDVNDNTLFKWMIFNGGAPNCIPCKETCENVDCGPGKKCRMNKKNKPRCVCAPDCSNITWKGPVCGLDGKTYRSECALLKARCKEQPELEVQYQGKCKKTCRDVFCPGSSTCVVDQTNNAYCVTCNRLCPEPSSAEQYLCGNDGITYSSACHLRKATCLLGRSIGLAYEGRCIKAKSCEDIQCGGGKKCLWDFKVGRGRCSLCDELCPDSKSDEPVCASDNATYASECAMKEAACSSGTLLEVKHAGPCNSISEDTEEEEEDEDQDYNFPISSILEW
- the Fst gene encoding follistatin isoform X4, coding for MVRARHQPGGLCLLLLLLCQFMEDRSAQAGNCWLRQAKNGRCQVLYKTELSKEECCSTGRLSTSWTEEDVNDNTLFKWMIFNGGAPNCIPCKETCENVDCGPGKKCRMNKKNKPRCVCAPDCSNITWKGPVCGLDGKTYRSECALLKARCKEQPELEVQYQGKCKKTCRDVFCPGSSTCVVDQTNNAYCVTCNRLCPEPSSAEQYLCGNDGITYSSACHLRKATCLLGRSIGLAYEGRCIKAKSCEDIQCGGGKKCLWDFKVGRGRCSLCDELCPDSKSDEPVCASDNATYASECAMKEAACSSGTLLEVKHAGPCN
- the Fst gene encoding follistatin isoform X2, producing MVRARHQPGGLCLLLLLLCQFMEDRSAQAGNCWLRQAKNGRCQVLYKTELSKEECCSTGRLSTSWTEEDVNDNTLFKWMIFNGGAPNCIPCKETCENVDCGPGKKCRMNKKNKPRCVCAPDCSNITWKGPVCGLDGKTYRSECALLKARCKEQPELEVQYQGKCKKTCRDVFCPGSSTCVVDQTNNAYCVTCNRLCPEPSSAEQYLCGNDGITYSSACHLRKATCLLGRSIGLAYEGRCITKSCEDIQCGGGKKCLWDFKVGRGRCSLCDELCPDSKSDEPVCASDNATYASECAMKEAACSSGTLLEVKHAGPCNSISEDTEEEEEDEDQDYNFPISSILEW
- the Fst gene encoding follistatin isoform X3 — protein: MVRARHQPGGLCLLLLLLCQFMEDRSAQAGNCWLRQAKNGRCQVLYKTELSKEECCSTGRLSTSWTEEDVNDNTLFKWMIFNGGAPNCIPCKETCENVDCGPGKKCRMNKKNKPRCVCAPDCSNITWKGPVCGLDGKTYRSECALLKARCKEQPELEVQYQGKCKKTCRDVFCPGSSTCVVDQTNNAYCVTCNRLCPEPSSAEQYLCGNDGITYSSACHLRKATCLLGRSIGLAYEGRCIKAKSCEDIQCGGGKKCLWDFKVGRGRCSLCDELCPDSKSDEPVCASDNATYASECAMKEAACSSGTLLEVKHAGPCN